The sequence CCGCGAGATGCTGGCGTACGCGCCGGGCTGGGACGTCACCGAGGAGGAGTACCGGCACTTCACCATCGACCTGTCGCACGTCGCCACCTCGCGGGTGGACGCCTTCGCGATGGTCGAGCGGATGGGCGACCGGCTCGCCCACATCCACCTGGCGGACGGCTCCGGCTCCGGCAAGGACGAGCACCTCATCCCCGGCCGGGGCAAGCAGCCCTGCGCCGAACTGCTGGAACACCTCGCCCGGACCGGCTTCGACGGCCACGTCGTGCTGGAGGTCAACACCCGCCGCTCCGCGTCGCCCGCCGAACGCGAGGCCGACCTGGCCGAGGCCCTCGCCTTCACCCGCTTGCACCTGGCCACCCCCGCGCGCGTACGCTGACGGCACACGAACTGCCGTCCACAGGGGGACACATGGCGGAAAAGACCGGGCCCGGGCCGAGCAGCGACTTCCGTGAACTGGCGAAGTCCTTCGGCGGCGTGGCGGCGGAGTACGACCGGGCCAGGCCCTCGTACCCGCAGGAGTTGTTCGACGCGCTGGAGCGGCTGGCCGGGCGCGGCCTGAAGGGCGCGCGGGTGCTGGACGTCGGCGCCGGCACCGGCATCTCGACCCGGCTGCTGGCCGCCCGCGGCGCCGACGTGCTCGCGGTGGAACCGACCGCGGGCATGGCCGAGCAGTTCCTCGCCGTCTCGCCCGGGCTCGGCCTGGTCCGCGGCAGCGGCGACGAGCTGCCCTTCCACGACGGCTCGGCGGACTTCGTCACCTACGCCCAGGCCTTCCACTGGACCCGCCCGGAGCGCTCGGTGCCCGAGGCGATCCGGGTGCTGCGGCCCGGCGGCGCGCTGGCCGTCTGGTGGAACGTGAAGGACAGCGGCGTGGCCTGGGTGCGGGCGATGGGCGAGCGGCTCGCCGCCGCGCTGCCCACGAGCTACCACGGCTACGGCGCCGTGAACGAGATCGGCTCCCACCTCGCCCCGTACGACCTGCGGACCGAGCACGCCGTGCTCCGCTGGGAGCGCCGGATCACCGTCGACCACCTGATCACCGACCTCACCTCCCGCTCCTACCTCGCCGTCCTCACCCCGGAGCAGCGCGCACCGCTGCTGGCGGTCGAGCGCGAGGCCCTGCTGGCGGAGTTCCCGGACGGCACGGTGGTCGAGCCGTACGTGCTGGACCTGACCGTCGCGGTCACCCCGTCCTGACCCGCGCCGGGGGCGGCCCGGCCCCGGGGTGCGGCCACCCGGCTGACCGCATCGCGGACGCCGGGTCCGCCGCCCGGACGGCGGGCGTAGGCTCGACAGACACAGTGGTCCCGCACCCTCCTGATCGAGCGGGGCCGCCAGCCAGTCTCCGAAGGAGTCGAGCACAGTGCCCGAGCTGAGGTCCCGTACGGTCACCCACGGTCGCAACATGGCAGGCGCCCGGGCGCTTCTCCGGGCGGCCGGCGTAGCCCGCGAGGACTTCGGCAAGCCGATCGTCGCGGTCGCCAACTCCTTCACCGAGTTCGTCCCCGGTCACACCCACCTCCAGCCGGTCGGCCGGATCGTGTCCGAGGCGATCAAGCAGGCCGGCGGCATCCCCCGCGAGTTCAACACCATCGCGGTGGACGACGGCATCGCGATGGGCCACAGCGGCATGCTCTACTCGCTGCCCTCGCGCGACCTGATCGCGGACTCGGTCGAGTACATGGTCAACGCGCACTGCGCGGACGCACTGATCTGCATCTCCAACTGCGACAAGATCACCCCCGGCATGCTGATGGCCGCCCTGCGGCTGAACATCCCCACGGTGTTCGTCTCCGGCGGCCCGATGGAGGCCGGCAAGGCCACCCTGGTCGACGGCACGGTGCGCAAGCTCGACCTGGTCGACGCGATCTCCCAGGCGGTGAACGAGAACGTCTCCGACGAGGACATCGCGATCATCGAGGAGAACGCCTGTCCGACCTGCGGCTCCTGCTCGGGCATGTTCACCGCCAACTCGATGAACTGCCTCACCGAGGCGATCGGCCTCTCGCTGCCCGGCAACGGCTCGCTGCTCGCCACCCACACCGCCCGCCGGGCGCTGTACGAGGCCGCCGGCCGGACCGTGGTCGAGATCACGAACCGGCACTACGGCCAGGACGACGACTCCGTCCTGCCGCGCTCGATCGCCTCCCGCGCCGCCTTCGAGAACGCGATGGCCCTCGACATCGCCATGGGCGGCTCGACCAACACCATCCTCCACCTGCTCGCCGCCGCCCAGGAGGCCGAGCTGGACTTCGACCTGCGGGCCATCGACGCGATCTCCCGCAAGGTGCCGTGCCTGTCCAAGGTCGCGCCCAACGGCGCCTACTACATGGAGGACGTGCACCGGGCCGGCGGGATCCCCGCCATCCTCGGCGAACTGCACCGGGGCGGGCTGCTGAACGAGGACGTGCACACCGTGCACTCCGACTCGCTCACCGAGTGGCTCAAGACCTGGGACGTGCGCGGCGGCTCGCCGTCCGCCGAGGCCGTCGAGCTGTGGCACGCCGCCCCCGGCTGCGTCCGCTCCGCCGAGGCCTTCTCGCAGTCCGAGCGCTGGGAGTCGCTGGACACCGACGGCGCGGGGGGCTGCATCCGCTCGGTCGAGCACGCCTACTCCGTCGAGGGCGGACTCGCCGTGCTGTACGGCAACCTCGCCGAGGACGGCTGCATCGTGAAGACCGCCGGTGTCGACGAGTCGATCTGGACGTTCAGCGGCCCGGCCGTCGTGGTCGAGTCCCAGGAGGACGCGGTCGAGGCGATCCTCGCCAAGCGGATCAAGGAGGGCGACGTCGTCGTCATCCGCTACGAGGGTCCGAAGGGCGGCCCCGGCATGCAGGAGATGCTCTACCCGACCTCCTTCCTCAAGGGCCGGGGCCTGGGCAAGGCCTGCGCGCTGGTCACCGACGGCCGCTTCTCCGGCGGCACCTCGGGCCTGTCGATCGGCCACGCCTCCCCGGAGGCCGCGTCCGGCGGCACCATCGCCCTGGTCGAGGACGGCGACACCATCGCCATCGACATCCCGGGCCGGCGGATCGCGCTGGAGGTCCCGGCCGAGGTCCTGGACGAGCGCCGCCGCGCCCTGGAGGCCGGCCACGGCTACCGGCCGAAGAACCGCGACCGCCAGGTCAGCCAGGCCCTGCGCGCCTACGCCGCGATGGCCACCTCCGCCGACAAGGGCGCCGTCCGGGACGTCAGCAAGCTCGGCTGACCCCCACCGCGACCACGAGGCGCCGTCCCGGCCACCGGGACGGCGCCTCCGGCTTTCCCGGCCACCGGGGATAATCGGATCCGTGACCCAGGAACGCACCCCCAGCACCCAGCCCGCCGGCGCCCCCGAGCCGGAGCCGATCCGCTGGTTCGGCACCAGCTGGGTCGGGCGCGGCGGCGACTACCGGCTGCGCCGCGTCCTCGTCCCGGTCGGGGCGCTGCTCGCCGCCGCGGCCGGCGCCTTCGTGCTGCGCCTCGCCGTCGAGGGCATCCAGGTCGCCGACAACGGCGGCTTCCTCAACGGACTGCTGGTCGCCGCCGTCGCGGTCTGCTCGCTGCTCGCCGCG comes from Streptomyces sp. TLI_053 and encodes:
- a CDS encoding class I SAM-dependent methyltransferase produces the protein MAEKTGPGPSSDFRELAKSFGGVAAEYDRARPSYPQELFDALERLAGRGLKGARVLDVGAGTGISTRLLAARGADVLAVEPTAGMAEQFLAVSPGLGLVRGSGDELPFHDGSADFVTYAQAFHWTRPERSVPEAIRVLRPGGALAVWWNVKDSGVAWVRAMGERLAAALPTSYHGYGAVNEIGSHLAPYDLRTEHAVLRWERRITVDHLITDLTSRSYLAVLTPEQRAPLLAVEREALLAEFPDGTVVEPYVLDLTVAVTPS
- the ilvD gene encoding dihydroxy-acid dehydratase, giving the protein MPELRSRTVTHGRNMAGARALLRAAGVAREDFGKPIVAVANSFTEFVPGHTHLQPVGRIVSEAIKQAGGIPREFNTIAVDDGIAMGHSGMLYSLPSRDLIADSVEYMVNAHCADALICISNCDKITPGMLMAALRLNIPTVFVSGGPMEAGKATLVDGTVRKLDLVDAISQAVNENVSDEDIAIIEENACPTCGSCSGMFTANSMNCLTEAIGLSLPGNGSLLATHTARRALYEAAGRTVVEITNRHYGQDDDSVLPRSIASRAAFENAMALDIAMGGSTNTILHLLAAAQEAELDFDLRAIDAISRKVPCLSKVAPNGAYYMEDVHRAGGIPAILGELHRGGLLNEDVHTVHSDSLTEWLKTWDVRGGSPSAEAVELWHAAPGCVRSAEAFSQSERWESLDTDGAGGCIRSVEHAYSVEGGLAVLYGNLAEDGCIVKTAGVDESIWTFSGPAVVVESQEDAVEAILAKRIKEGDVVVIRYEGPKGGPGMQEMLYPTSFLKGRGLGKACALVTDGRFSGGTSGLSIGHASPEAASGGTIALVEDGDTIAIDIPGRRIALEVPAEVLDERRRALEAGHGYRPKNRDRQVSQALRAYAAMATSADKGAVRDVSKLG